One Mycolicibacterium fortuitum subsp. fortuitum genomic window carries:
- a CDS encoding TetR/AcrR family transcriptional regulator, translating to MAAVAGPRERLILSAIELMREYGVHGTGLSDLLERSNTARGSIYQHFPAGKTELMEQATLEAGRIITARIEELTQALPAEDVIGAFIEGWKHNLIDSDFTGGCPIVAAAQAGPDALAVREASATVFADWARVIAASIESKGVDAATAVSLGSFIVSSLEGAIIQCRSARSLQPLDDANTSLTLLLSRIL from the coding sequence GTGGCGGCGGTGGCGGGCCCGCGGGAACGTCTCATTCTGAGCGCGATCGAGTTGATGCGTGAGTACGGCGTTCACGGGACCGGCCTCAGCGATCTCCTGGAGCGCAGTAATACCGCCCGAGGCTCGATCTACCAGCACTTTCCGGCGGGAAAAACGGAACTGATGGAACAGGCGACGCTGGAGGCCGGGCGGATCATCACCGCCAGGATCGAGGAGTTGACGCAGGCCCTGCCCGCTGAGGACGTGATCGGCGCCTTCATCGAAGGCTGGAAGCACAATCTGATCGACAGTGATTTCACCGGCGGATGTCCGATCGTGGCGGCCGCCCAGGCGGGGCCGGACGCCCTGGCAGTGCGCGAAGCTTCGGCAACGGTGTTTGCTGACTGGGCCAGAGTGATCGCTGCTTCGATCGAGTCCAAGGGAGTGGACGCCGCGACCGCCGTCTCACTCGGCAGCTTCATCGTCAGCTCCCTCGAAGGCGCCATCATCCAGTGCCGCAGCGCCAGGTCGCTGCAACCCCTCGACGACGCGAACACCAGCCTGACGCTGCTGTTGAGCCGGATTCTCTAG
- a CDS encoding ATP-binding protein — protein sequence MASQVLTFLFTDIEGSTRRWEADRDAMRAALEVHDEVLLRTITEHEGQAFKHTGDGVCAVFTSPVGAVDAAVAAQRELGLPVRMGIATGEAQLRGDDYFGPVLNRAARIMAAGHGGQILLDGVTSGMLSDVNLISVGPRTLRDITKPVELFQVQADGLRAEFPPLNAIDAQPGNLRIPTTRLIGREAELDELDTTLKAHRVVTLTGVGGVGKTRLALELASRSADRYPDGVFVIELAAVGDPAAVPDEVAAVLGITQQAGLSVSDSVAVALEGRSRLLVLDNCEHVLDATADLVERIFAHSDTVGILATSREGLRLNDEQLWPVPSLDIRAGSNSAAAALFIDRAQAVSPYATFTAPAEAAAVVEICRKLDGIPLAIELAASRTGSMTAAEVRDRLDDRFRLLIGARRGLERHQTLRHAVQWSYDLLQSDEKALLARCSVFAGGFDLAGACAVSGSGDELITLDLLDALVRKSLLVADRASARTRYSMLETIRQFAEEQLVGSGDGETVRAAHARYFANLEPEVLALWDSPRQRESYAWFSGELPNLRAAFRWVADHGDLDTAATIAVTSIFLGYFLEQWEPIAWVEEMIPLARAARHPRLAQLYVGAANCAALGRLNDFDEYADAARAAIDSGEFDDVGDAFSCVVAAGYSTTGRPERAVEWCRTSIARRPDGHTASEAVMVVSLAVCGAAAEAMAVSENLLAAAAAADNPSLAGAALLGYGWARRESDPTAAYEALRRALVIADESGDRQQTSIIAGLLAGLAADRGELAEAFGYIAQTVRHYYDSGTTELMRVTLGLLAALLVRLGIHEPATTIMGFTTAAIGYPSFPEISGAIAHLRDVLGEERYQSLAMTGSTMTTTEIADYAFEQIDLARTTLADQT from the coding sequence ATGGCGTCGCAAGTCCTCACGTTCCTGTTCACCGACATCGAGGGATCCACTCGACGGTGGGAAGCCGACCGTGACGCCATGCGGGCGGCGCTCGAGGTCCACGATGAGGTGCTTCTCCGGACGATAACCGAGCATGAAGGACAGGCGTTCAAACACACCGGCGACGGGGTGTGTGCTGTCTTCACCTCACCGGTGGGCGCCGTCGATGCCGCGGTGGCCGCGCAGCGGGAATTGGGACTGCCAGTCCGAATGGGTATCGCCACCGGAGAAGCTCAATTGCGCGGCGACGACTACTTCGGACCCGTGCTCAACCGAGCCGCCCGCATCATGGCCGCCGGCCACGGTGGACAGATCCTGCTCGACGGGGTGACATCCGGAATGTTGAGCGACGTAAACCTCATCTCGGTTGGCCCCCGCACACTCCGCGACATCACCAAACCTGTTGAGCTGTTCCAGGTTCAGGCAGATGGCCTACGCGCCGAGTTCCCACCGTTGAATGCGATCGATGCCCAACCGGGCAATCTGCGGATCCCCACCACGCGTCTCATAGGACGTGAGGCCGAACTCGACGAGTTGGACACGACGCTGAAAGCACACCGCGTGGTGACGTTGACCGGTGTCGGCGGTGTCGGCAAGACCCGACTCGCACTGGAATTGGCTTCACGATCCGCAGACAGGTACCCGGATGGGGTGTTCGTCATCGAACTTGCCGCAGTCGGCGACCCGGCGGCCGTCCCTGACGAGGTCGCAGCCGTGCTCGGCATCACCCAACAGGCAGGATTGAGCGTCTCCGACAGTGTCGCTGTGGCGTTGGAAGGCCGATCCCGGCTGCTGGTGCTCGACAATTGCGAACACGTCCTGGATGCCACAGCGGATCTGGTCGAACGGATCTTCGCCCATTCCGACACCGTCGGAATCCTGGCCACCAGCCGGGAAGGGCTACGACTCAACGACGAACAGCTCTGGCCGGTACCGTCGTTGGATATCCGGGCGGGCAGCAATTCGGCCGCCGCCGCATTGTTCATCGATCGGGCGCAGGCGGTATCGCCGTACGCCACGTTCACCGCACCGGCGGAGGCCGCCGCAGTAGTCGAGATCTGCCGCAAGCTCGACGGGATTCCGTTGGCGATCGAGCTTGCAGCGTCCCGCACCGGGTCGATGACGGCTGCCGAGGTGCGGGACCGCCTCGATGATCGCTTCCGATTGCTCATCGGAGCACGCCGCGGGTTGGAGCGCCACCAGACGCTGCGCCACGCTGTGCAATGGTCCTATGACCTTCTGCAAAGCGATGAAAAGGCCCTACTGGCAAGGTGTTCAGTGTTCGCCGGCGGATTCGATCTGGCGGGAGCGTGCGCGGTATCGGGTTCCGGCGACGAACTCATCACCTTGGATCTCCTCGATGCCTTGGTCCGCAAGTCGCTGCTGGTGGCCGACCGGGCATCCGCGCGAACCCGCTATTCGATGCTGGAGACGATCCGCCAGTTCGCCGAGGAACAACTCGTCGGCTCAGGCGACGGCGAAACTGTGCGCGCCGCGCACGCGCGCTACTTCGCAAACCTGGAGCCCGAAGTGCTTGCCCTGTGGGACAGCCCGCGTCAGCGGGAGTCCTACGCATGGTTCTCCGGCGAACTACCGAACCTGCGTGCAGCATTCCGATGGGTGGCCGATCACGGCGACCTCGATACCGCCGCCACGATCGCGGTGACGTCGATCTTCCTCGGGTACTTCCTCGAGCAGTGGGAGCCCATCGCCTGGGTCGAGGAGATGATCCCACTCGCAAGAGCCGCACGACATCCGCGGCTGGCGCAGTTGTACGTGGGGGCTGCGAACTGTGCGGCATTGGGCCGACTCAACGACTTCGACGAATACGCCGACGCAGCCCGGGCGGCGATCGACAGCGGAGAGTTCGACGACGTGGGTGACGCGTTTTCGTGTGTGGTAGCCGCCGGGTACAGCACGACGGGTCGGCCCGAGCGGGCAGTTGAGTGGTGCCGGACCAGCATTGCGCGGCGTCCGGACGGCCACACCGCCAGCGAGGCGGTGATGGTGGTGTCGCTGGCCGTCTGCGGCGCCGCGGCCGAAGCAATGGCGGTGTCGGAGAACCTGCTCGCGGCCGCCGCGGCCGCCGACAATCCCAGCCTGGCGGGCGCGGCGCTGCTCGGATACGGCTGGGCCCGGCGGGAGTCCGATCCCACTGCGGCGTACGAAGCCCTTCGCCGGGCACTGGTGATCGCCGACGAAAGCGGTGACCGGCAGCAGACTTCCATCATCGCGGGACTTCTGGCGGGGCTCGCAGCCGACCGCGGCGAGCTTGCCGAGGCGTTTGGTTACATCGCCCAAACCGTCCGGCACTACTACGATTCCGGAACCACGGAGCTCATGAGAGTCACGCTTGGGTTGCTCGCGGCGCTGCTTGTTCGGCTGGGCATTCACGAGCCGGCGACTACCATCATGGGGTTCACCACGGCTGCAATCGGATACCCGAGTTTTCCCGAGATCAGCGGCGCGATCGCCCATCTGCGCGACGTGCTCGGCGAGGAACGCTACCAATCACTGGCGATGACCGGTTCCACCATGACCACCACCGAGATTGCCGATTATGCATTCGAACAGATTGACCTGGCCCGAACGACCCTCGCCGACCAGACATGA
- the fadD4 gene encoding fatty-acid--CoA ligase FadD4, with protein sequence MQIREHAEANPEKPAIILHPTGTVVTFGELEARANRLAHYFRQQGLQEGDVVAILMENNEHMHAVMWAARRSGLYYVPINTHLTAAEAAYIIDNSGAKAIVGSAMLKDILSGLDKELPNGLPGTLLIADGAESSATIASGELDGWKRYPEAVADLPATPIDDELDGDLLQYSSGTTGRPKGIKRELPHVPPSETPGMMSAIVGFWMQPDSVYLSPAPLYHTAPSVWSMQTQAAGITTVVLEKFDAEGCLEAIQKHKVTQGQFVPVMFTRMLKLPEDVRNSYDLSSLRRVMHAAAPCPVEIKKQMIDWWGPIVDEYYASSEAIGATVIFAEDWLTHPGSVGKPMNGLVHILDEDGKELPPGQAGEIFFEGGADFEYLNDAEKTASSRDSHGWKTVGDIGYVDEDGYLYLTDRRHHMIISGGVNIYPQEAESMLVVHPKVMDAAVFGIPDDEMGQSVKGVVQTVDPADATPEFAEELMGWLRERLTHYKCPRTISFEAELPRTDTGKLYKQGLINKYS encoded by the coding sequence ATGCAGATCCGCGAGCATGCCGAGGCCAACCCCGAAAAGCCGGCGATCATCCTCCACCCGACGGGAACCGTCGTCACCTTCGGTGAGCTCGAAGCCCGCGCGAATCGGCTGGCCCACTACTTCCGGCAGCAGGGTCTGCAAGAGGGCGACGTGGTCGCGATTCTCATGGAGAACAACGAGCACATGCACGCGGTGATGTGGGCAGCCCGCCGCAGCGGGCTGTACTACGTGCCGATCAACACGCATCTGACCGCCGCCGAGGCGGCGTACATCATCGACAACAGCGGGGCCAAGGCCATCGTCGGCTCCGCGATGCTCAAGGACATCCTCAGCGGTCTCGACAAGGAGCTGCCGAACGGTCTGCCGGGCACCCTGCTGATTGCCGACGGAGCCGAATCGTCGGCGACCATCGCCTCCGGCGAGCTGGACGGTTGGAAGCGCTACCCGGAGGCCGTCGCCGACCTGCCCGCCACCCCGATCGACGACGAGTTGGACGGCGACCTGCTGCAGTACTCGTCGGGCACGACGGGCCGGCCCAAGGGCATCAAGCGCGAACTGCCGCATGTGCCGCCGTCGGAAACCCCGGGCATGATGTCGGCGATCGTCGGATTCTGGATGCAGCCGGACTCGGTCTATCTCAGTCCCGCACCGCTCTACCACACGGCGCCGTCGGTGTGGTCGATGCAGACCCAGGCCGCCGGCATCACCACGGTGGTGCTCGAGAAGTTCGACGCCGAAGGTTGCCTGGAGGCGATCCAGAAGCACAAGGTCACCCAGGGACAGTTTGTGCCGGTGATGTTCACCCGCATGCTGAAACTGCCTGAGGATGTGCGTAATTCGTACGACCTGTCGAGTCTGCGGCGCGTGATGCACGCCGCCGCGCCGTGTCCGGTCGAGATCAAGAAGCAGATGATCGACTGGTGGGGTCCGATCGTCGACGAGTACTACGCCTCGTCCGAGGCCATCGGTGCGACGGTGATCTTCGCCGAGGACTGGCTGACGCACCCGGGTTCGGTCGGTAAGCCGATGAACGGTCTGGTGCACATCCTCGACGAGGACGGCAAGGAGCTGCCACCCGGTCAGGCCGGTGAGATCTTTTTCGAGGGCGGTGCCGATTTCGAGTACCTCAACGACGCCGAGAAGACCGCGTCCTCGCGGGATTCTCATGGCTGGAAGACCGTGGGCGACATCGGATATGTCGATGAGGACGGCTACCTGTACCTGACGGACCGGCGCCACCACATGATCATCTCGGGTGGGGTGAACATCTACCCGCAGGAAGCCGAGAGCATGCTCGTCGTCCACCCCAAGGTGATGGATGCCGCGGTCTTCGGCATCCCGGACGACGAGATGGGGCAGAGCGTCAAGGGCGTGGTGCAGACCGTGGACCCGGCCGATGCCACCCCGGAATTCGCCGAAGAGCTGATGGGCTGGTTGCGTGAGCGGCTGACGCACTACAAGTGCCCGCGGACCATCTCGTTCGAGGCCGAGCTGCCCCGCACCGACACTGGCAAGCTGTACAAGCAGGGGCTGATAAACAAGTACTCGTGA
- a CDS encoding enoyl-CoA hydratase/isomerase family protein, translated as MHELPAGIRVGVDTPTDAVTFTLTERPSTDRRAVTVESVQRALDELIERCQTWPQAAAVCDDVLRSFDPGGQTRAGVITESLAYSTLQSGGEFARWLADRGPATAPLLPDPVQAHRDGNTLHVRFNRPQRHNAFSTDARGALLEALEVARLDPSVDEVVLGGNGRSFCSGGDLAEFGSFDDPASAHLARTRHSPALVLDELTERLGRRCRAEVHGQVLGSGLEMASFCGWVRCHPDAVIGLPELALGLIPGAGGTVSITRRIGRWRTAYLVLSGHTIDAATALAWGLIDEVGVSR; from the coding sequence ATCCACGAGCTGCCCGCGGGAATCCGGGTCGGGGTCGACACCCCGACCGATGCCGTGACGTTCACGTTGACCGAACGCCCCAGCACTGACCGGCGAGCGGTCACCGTGGAGTCGGTTCAACGGGCTCTGGACGAACTCATTGAGCGCTGCCAGACGTGGCCGCAGGCCGCCGCGGTGTGTGACGACGTGCTGCGTTCTTTCGATCCGGGCGGGCAGACCCGAGCCGGGGTGATCACTGAATCGCTGGCCTATTCAACGCTGCAGTCCGGAGGAGAGTTCGCCCGGTGGCTGGCCGATCGCGGACCGGCCACCGCGCCGCTGCTTCCCGACCCGGTGCAGGCCCACCGCGACGGGAACACGCTGCACGTCCGCTTCAACCGGCCCCAGCGGCACAACGCGTTCTCCACTGACGCCCGGGGCGCCCTGCTGGAGGCCCTCGAGGTGGCCCGGCTGGATCCGTCGGTCGACGAGGTGGTCCTCGGGGGCAATGGCCGATCCTTCTGCAGCGGAGGCGATCTGGCCGAGTTCGGCTCGTTCGACGACCCGGCGAGCGCCCACCTGGCCCGTACCCGGCACAGCCCGGCCCTGGTGCTCGATGAACTCACCGAAAGGCTGGGGCGGCGCTGCCGCGCCGAGGTGCACGGTCAGGTGCTGGGCAGCGGTCTGGAGATGGCTTCTTTCTGCGGGTGGGTCCGCTGCCACCCGGACGCCGTGATAGGCCTGCCGGAACTGGCTCTGGGGCTGATTCCGGGCGCGGGCGGCACGGTGAGCATCACGCGGCGCATCGGCCGGTGGCGCACCGCGTATCTGGTGCTCTCCGGGCACACCATCGACGCGGCCACCGCACTGGCTTGGGGCCTGATAGACGAGGTCGGCGTCAGTCGCTGA
- a CDS encoding nitroreductase/quinone reductase family protein, with protein MTGTQSDKTLSKFRRERALGRYLLNPTISVLGRLGVRTALASDLETTGRKTGQLRRVPVSAQFDATGAWVICQHGTRSGWGSNIAANPNVRLRQGNRWRTGIAQFRPDDDVVARGRKFGAIGARVVKALETTPVSVRIDFSD; from the coding sequence ATGACCGGCACTCAATCCGACAAGACCCTGAGCAAGTTCCGCAGGGAGCGGGCCCTCGGACGCTATCTGCTGAACCCCACCATCAGCGTGTTGGGGAGGCTGGGCGTGCGCACCGCCCTGGCCTCCGACTTGGAGACCACCGGCCGCAAGACCGGCCAGTTGCGGAGGGTGCCAGTCTCCGCCCAGTTCGACGCCACCGGAGCCTGGGTGATCTGCCAGCACGGAACCCGTTCGGGATGGGGCAGCAACATCGCCGCGAACCCCAACGTCCGCCTGCGACAAGGGAATCGATGGCGCACCGGCATCGCACAGTTCCGCCCCGATGACGACGTCGTCGCGCGGGGACGCAAGTTCGGGGCGATCGGCGCACGCGTGGTCAAGGCACTGGAGACCACCCCGGTCTCGGTGCGCATCGACTTCAGCGACTGA